From Falco naumanni isolate bFalNau1 chromosome 4, bFalNau1.pat, whole genome shotgun sequence:
GCCAGGTGGTGTACTCTCCCCACAGAAGCTTCCCTCTGTCCTTTTAGTGGactacattaatttttcagagaatTGCTGCATATATGTAAACATCATCCTTCAGAAATCCTTGTGTCGGTCGTAACTAATTTACAAGTTAAAGGCTTCATGTAAGGCATAGctaaggcaaaaaataaaactgattcaGCAGGCCTTTTAAGAGCTAGAAATCTTCTGTGAGCATCATTACAGTACCACACACCACATTATTATACCTTTACATTAGAGTTAGTCATGCTTTCCATCCACTGTAAACAAAGCATTATTAAATAGGACAGAAGTACTGCATTATATATTTCTGTTCATTCTTCCTAAATTACAGCGACACACACCTACCTTTTTATACTGAGGAGAAGGGGGACCACAGACATAGTCCTTCAACTGATAGCTTCGACAGGCTAGTACCTCTCCTGCTTGAGTATGGACATTAACTTCTATTGGGACATAAATGCCATCTTCAACTCCCTCTTGCCTGTAAAGGACATATATTCTTTTCATGCCAAATAGCTGACATCTTTCAGACAAACTGTGCAATTAAACATATGCATTCATTATAACAGATTTCAAGGCAGGGCACTGGTCTGTGCTGTTAATaagcttaaagaaaagcaaataaagcaaaacatattCCAGTACTTTTTGTGCAAACTTGTTTCATATCCAAAAATAAGCTTctaaagaagcagcagcattcacTTTTGTCATTTCAGCTCTGTAAGAAAGATGACTAGTGGTTAACTTGCAACATTAGAGAGAATATTCCTTATGAATTAATTACTGTGCAAGTCTGGTAATCTGCAAGAGAAACACAACCAAGATTATCAGAATTAACGAGCAAGGCACATATCATTTGTTACCTTCCACTGAGATAATGAAACTATCGAAGTTTTATCTTGCCCACTGTGTTAAATTTGAATAAGGGGAAACTCTGCACAACACTTGTGATGCACATTCCAATGAATAATCCAAGACATCCTTTAATTTGCACAAGAGTTGTACAGCAGCAATGAGCTAAATCAGggcaaagaacattttgttacttttttattaGCAAAATCATGCTGccttaggaaaacaaaaccaaactcaagAACAAGGCTACTTGTCTTTAACCACTGGCATTTAGCCACCAATAAAAGTCTGAGGAAATAGTAAGAAGTAGATGAGAAGCTTAAGCGATACAAGCCAGACTTTATAGCACAATCAACTTCAGATGTGCTTTAGATATGAGTGATAACATGGGTTTTAACGCTGATTGTCAAAATACCATTTTGACATCttatctttctttcaaaaacttACTGCCATTTCAAGTTATTTAACATACGTAAGTATGTTAACATAAGTAGGTAAGTGCAAGTAGAGACTGGAAGCTAACTGCAGATTCAAGGCCAACagactgcaaaataaattacatggGTGtgtgacagcaagaaaaatgttacagttCAGTAACAATCATTGCTAGGACATCTAAAGAAAAGTCACAATTTAGTCTGTAACTTAGATTTGTGAagtacagagggaaaaaaaaaatatctgaccAATAGACAGCACCAAAATGCATTTGAAGCCAGAGGTCAGTCCTCTAAGCAGAAGATTCCCCTCCCATATACTACACTGTTTTACTAGTATTTTGACTAACTATATTAGGTGTCAATTACACAttcccttttctgcttctggatAACAAAGCACAAACTTCTTTATCATTCTACAGCATGTAAACAGCACTTCTGGAAATCAAAATACAAACCACTGTCCCCATAGTGGGGAGAAACACAGTGCTACTATCAGAGCAGATGCTGTAAGACAGGATCTTTATACTTGTCAAGTTTATGATTTAGGAAAGCATGCTAGATCAGATTTCAGTAGAAGTCAGCAgaaagggaggcaggagggacGTGCTAGTGTAAGCAACAGAGGAGGAACTCGGGAGATGACAAAGCTGGGACAAGTGAAGCTTTCCTCAACCAGAAGCATACCAACTAGATGCCCCTCCTGCTTCAGACTAACACTCCCAACCAGGACATGAAAGTTCTGTTAGCACGTATTCCCCTGATGTGCTAACAGAACTTGGGCAACAGTTTCTGTTGTATTTCAGGTTCACTATAGGCAATAAAAAGCAAGCTGGAACTTCCAAGTTTCAGGGCCAAGGTTATAACGACATGTCTACACAGCATGGTGCAGCCATAACCAAAATTGTAAGAGTACCAACGGCAGGAGAATTGTATTACTACAGAGCTTTCAGTGGGTTTAATATGCCCTGCCACCTTAGCCTCACTAGCCCACATTTCTACTGGAATTAATTGACAGAGATTAATTGCTCTGAACAAACAATCCTTGTGTACCATGTTGTGCAGGTACATCCCAAAAGCTGCAATAAGCACATGATACCAGCCAAAGTTTTGGAGATTAAGTTCTAAGTCCTTAGACCTTAGTCTAAGGTCTACCTTAGACCGTGCAAGAAGTTATGCTACTCCTCAGTTTGTTTACCTAGGTGGTCCTCCAGACTTCAGCCTGGGAACAACTTGCTCAGGTTGCCTTAGACTTGTCTTACCAGGCACAGGGAGAACATTCTCCACCATACATTGTAACGGTGCAGGCAGCCTCTCCCAGTCAAAGGgagaaccaccaccaccccagctctctGTTTGGATCTACCTTAGGTTCACAAAAGTTTGAATCCTTAGACAACATGCAAAATAACCTCCCCAAAAGGACCCTTTGTCTGTATTAAAGATCTCCTCTTCTGTAAAGTCTTGTCCtcattccttccttttccactACATTTGGAATCTACAGATGTATGGTGACAAACCCAAGGTCAATCTCAAAGGAAACTCTCCCTAAAGCAATGGGAAAAGTGCCACAGGACAAATACAGAGTTTAGAGCCATTTAAGggacaggaattaaaaaaaaggagccTGACCAATGTATCTGCTTCAAATCAAGATCCACTCCTTATTAAAATACCCCTAAGTAGCTTTAGCTcgaaaacaaagacattttaatcACAAATGCATCAGAAGTCAATACACATACTGTGAAGTGAAATTCACATATTAAAATCCAAAACATCTTGATTCCAACACCAAAGCTTCCACAAAGCTCTTTACCAAAAATTAACTACTACTTTTTCAGTTGCTCTCTAAAGTAGTAGAAGACAGCAAAAGTTAAGTCACCTACTTATCCAGTGAACTTAAATTGCTAGCGTTCATTTTCCATACTATTCCCCATACTTCGTCTCCAGGACTCTGAACAATGGTAGCTGTACCTCCATGCCAGACAGAACTTGTCCTGCCTTGATGATGTCCAAATTCGAGCTTAAAATCCTGCAAATGAAACCAATGCAGAGAATCAATTTCCACTTAAGATAAGGGCTGTTGGCTATTCTTGACATGAAAGGGGCAGCTAAAAGTCTGCAAGTAGTCAGTTGGAGCCACAGGAGGAAGAACAGATAGGCAGGATCTGATACAGCTTCTCTCTCACGAGGGGCTGAAGTCAGCCTTCTCCACCTCCCCATGAGAAATGGCAGCCTTGTGACAAAGGGAAGAGAGGTCCAGCAGAGAGCACTACTGGTGAAGAGTCTTGGTCTGCAGAGACCTGGATCAACATCCAAACCTCTTATAAGTCTGGCCTAAACACTAGCTAACAATTTCTAGTGGTGGTAGCTAGAAGAAAGTGGAGGTAGCCCTTTTTCAAGGGTAGCACACATACCCAATTCTGCATAAACACAATAGTGCTGAAGAAACGTCAGCTTGACTTTTGTCCAAGTTGGCAGTGAAAGGATTGCTAATGTGCTTCCCATTAGAGAATCTGAAGGGCGCTTGGATGGGGTGTGCCACAAAGGAGGGAACTGACTACTGCCATCTTCTTGTTCCTCAGAAGACATGCCTACCTGGTGCCCATTCCTTTGCAGCTCTTGGTACTGTTATAGGACTTAAATGCTACCTTGCAAAGTCCAGGAAAATAGCAAGGGTAAAGAAGCCTACAAAACAGTGAGCTTTGGGTCTTGTCCTCATGCACTAATAGAACTGCCCAATTATAAAATACCATCCTGCgtattttccagtgttttttgCCATCTCATCACTTAACTGGAACATTCTTAGGTATTTTTAAGTCAAGGTATATGCCTCCTTGAGTGAACTTACTCAAGTGTTTGCAAGTTTAAACATTTGTTTAGAAATCAAGTATCTCTTTTCTTACAAGTTACATCAAATATTGCTGTATAAGCAAAAGACAATAATGGgtgtttgcatttttccagtCTAATTTCCCATCTGACTCCATACACTTGGTTTCCTCTCCTACTTGTTAGCCAATTTGTGGCTTCTTCCCtagcagcagagaagggaaagaaaaataacaaaaaccccaacaaacttGAAGGAAGACTACCTGCTTAATCACAACCACAAAATCCGGCAAATGCAAAAAGgattaagaacaaaaaaaataaaccccaagcCTATAAAACAGCTTTGCTAATTTCTTATGATAACCTGCTTTAAGCTATAATTTTGAtttgaaatatatatgtgtgcatacTTATTAATATTCACTTTGAGACACATGaccttttcactttttattttgtaattaaaattttattatttttatttataaaaataaataatttttaattaaattaaaaaaatagtattcaCTTTGAGACACATATACCTAACAGATACAG
This genomic window contains:
- the GGCT gene encoding gamma-glutamylcyclotransferase isoform X1, with translation MEPDGGCFLYYGYGSNLLRERLLLSNPSAALCAVARLQDFKLEFGHHQGRTSSVWHGGTATIVQSPGDEVWGIVWKMNASNLSSLDKQEGVEDGIYVPIEVNVHTQAGEVLACRSYQLKDYVCGPPSPQYKKVICMGAKQNGLPTDYQKKLEAIETNNYAGPVPIMEEIEAALKTKKINSA
- the GGCT gene encoding gamma-glutamylcyclotransferase isoform X2, which gives rise to MGVKSTKDFKLEFGHHQGRTSSVWHGGTATIVQSPGDEVWGIVWKMNASNLSSLDKQEGVEDGIYVPIEVNVHTQAGEVLACRSYQLKDYVCGPPSPQYKKVICMGAKQNGLPTDYQKKLEAIETNNYAGPVPIMEEIEAALKTKKINSA